The Pyrodictium delaneyi genome contains a region encoding:
- a CDS encoding archaemetzincin family Zn-dependent metalloprotease, translated as MATIKLLLAVMGDEPQLNISWLAKTLSIAYTNVLVEVYDRRLDPPKKAYNTGRRQYLSEVVLEEVVKLKKLSGVDAVLLVADIDAYSPGLNFVFGQAILGGGVAAVYTRRLRPEFYNMSPDPLLYRERLLKEALHELGHAFGLGHCLERACVMSFSNSVIEVDEKAAKYCRICGIKLAQRGVVLSEKFLLAY; from the coding sequence GTGGCGACGATAAAATTATTACTAGCAGTAATGGGGGATGAACCTCAACTCAACATAAGTTGGCTTGCTAAGACACTTTCTATAGCTTACACTAATGTTCTAGTAGAAGTCTATGATAGGAGACTAGACCCGCCAAAGAAGGCATACAATACTGGTCGTAGACAGTACCTTAGCGAGGTTGTGCTAGAAGAAGTTGTCAAACTCAAGAAATTAAGTGGAGTCGATGCTGTCCTACTCGTAGCTGATATTGACGCATATAGTCCGGGCCTTAATTTTGTGTTTGGACAGGCAATCCTGGGTGGCGGTGTAGCAGCAGTCTATACGCGTCGATTAAGGCCAGAATTCTACAATATGAGTCCTGACCCCTTGCTTTATCGCGAGAGACTTCTAAAGGAGGCACTCCATGAGCTGGGTCATGCTTTCGGCCTCGGACATTGCTTAGAACGGGCGTGCGTCATGAGTTTTAGTAACAGTGTGATAGAAGTTGATGAGAAGGCTGCAAAATATTGTAGAATCTGTGGGATAAAATTAGCACAGAGAGGCGTAGTGTTGTCTGAGAAATTCCTACTTGCATATTAG
- the cysC gene encoding adenylyl-sulfate kinase: protein MAVRGGQPTCLDKGLVVWLTGLPGSGKTTIATKAAATLRQMGYRVEVLDGDWVRKTINPDAGFTREERRRHLLRVAWIARLLARNGVIVLCSFVSPYREVRSEVRRIVEEEVPFIEVYVNAPLEECIRRDPKGLYKKALRGEIKHFTGITDPYEPPENPDLVLDTVNDTVERNVEKLLAKIREYLA from the coding sequence ATGGCCGTACGTGGCGGGCAGCCAACGTGTCTCGATAAAGGCCTAGTAGTCTGGCTTACGGGGCTGCCCGGGAGCGGCAAAACTACAATAGCTACCAAGGCTGCTGCGACGCTGCGTCAGATGGGCTACCGTGTCGAAGTACTTGATGGAGACTGGGTTCGGAAGACTATTAACCCAGATGCAGGGTTTACCCGGGAGGAGCGTCGCCGCCATCTCCTCCGAGTAGCCTGGATAGCTCGGCTCTTAGCCCGGAACGGGGTCATAGTCTTATGCAGCTTTGTATCTCCGTACCGGGAGGTGCGTAGCGAAGTACGGAGAATAGTAGAGGAAGAGGTACCATTCATAGAAGTCTACGTCAATGCTCCGCTCGAGGAGTGTATTAGAAGGGATCCCAAGGGGCTCTACAAGAAGGCCCTAAGGGGTGAGATTAAGCACTTTACCGGGATAACGGATCCCTATGAGCCGCCTGAGAACCCTGATCTAGTGCTGGATACGGTAAACGATACAGTGGAAAGGAATGTAGAGAAGCTCCTAGCCAAAATAAGGGAGTATTTGGCCTAG
- a CDS encoding GNAT family N-acetyltransferase — protein sequence MRAVEPTLRERLLSYARAIGESRYRGLLVAHSASPGKAAREIIELLSGHGHRGCIAAAPRRLLPSCPPGCRCISPGGFQRVLGQEAQLVVIATDGLLRPNLVAGLAGVVSAGGLLAIVTPPLDQWNPGPAGGAGGYRRYLLGALRRAPVIFWADIDLGKVYAERRPRERAREWRLGAKDYKPRHAVPRVLLGLAATRSQAQALDEFASFLSSRSRSFLLTGDRGRGKSFLLGLAAALAVKRGSIGEAVAVAPSPASLTSFFQGLVRGLDALSIGYRVKQRGGDIVAVTGPWFRIAYQPMDSAKPAAVLVVDEAGTVGVSRLRRLSWRSGRILVATTIHGYEGSGRVFVHMVEEVLPRPLKRLELEEPIRYPPGDPLEEWVNETFMLKFDPGSLSLFGEPGYEQIPAEKLASDHALLRQVYSLLALAHYRSEPDYLLVLLESNTHTLHVLHSDNKVIAVADVGLEDWEQPEEGRVGLLLLSLHTEGAKRLRAARIVRIAVHPKLQRRGLGSKLLSYVEEWARGRGVDLVMAVFGRHDVIEFWLRAGYTPFYVSPRFNKYTGEKNIGVAKPFTGAGKEALEEAARELRLRLLFSAHSVYRDLATEKIVMLLQSLPSVDPPVSLTPGQRRRLCKHIQGFIEAEQAFDALHIATIIVLSRRDYVDKLNDRQLLLATARLLQGKPPHEAAEIAGIPLENLDEELHDLAESVATMASIKCS from the coding sequence GTGAGGGCAGTGGAGCCGACGCTGAGGGAACGGCTACTAAGCTACGCCAGGGCCATAGGAGAGTCTAGGTACCGGGGGCTCCTCGTTGCCCATTCTGCCAGCCCGGGTAAGGCCGCCAGGGAGATCATAGAGCTGCTCAGCGGGCACGGGCATAGAGGCTGCATCGCAGCTGCGCCTCGCCGGCTGCTGCCGAGCTGTCCCCCGGGCTGCCGCTGTATCTCGCCTGGCGGCTTCCAGCGTGTGCTAGGACAGGAAGCTCAGCTAGTAGTGATTGCTACTGATGGACTTTTACGCCCCAACCTCGTAGCTGGTCTCGCTGGCGTTGTGTCCGCTGGCGGGCTACTTGCCATAGTAACGCCTCCCCTAGATCAGTGGAATCCGGGCCCCGCCGGCGGAGCAGGTGGCTATCGCCGCTACTTGCTCGGGGCTCTACGTCGTGCCCCGGTCATATTCTGGGCAGACATAGACTTGGGCAAGGTGTATGCCGAGCGGAGACCCCGCGAGAGGGCCAGAGAGTGGAGGCTCGGCGCCAAGGACTACAAGCCTCGCCATGCTGTGCCCCGAGTGCTGCTAGGCCTAGCCGCGACCCGGAGCCAGGCCCAGGCGCTTGACGAGTTTGCCAGCTTCCTCTCGAGCAGGTCACGGAGCTTCCTGTTGACAGGAGACCGTGGTCGTGGGAAGAGCTTCCTACTAGGCCTGGCAGCCGCGCTAGCTGTTAAGCGGGGTTCTATAGGCGAGGCCGTAGCGGTCGCGCCGAGTCCTGCGAGCCTTACGAGCTTCTTCCAAGGCTTGGTTCGAGGACTGGACGCCCTCAGTATAGGTTACCGTGTTAAGCAGCGAGGCGGAGACATCGTAGCCGTGACCGGGCCATGGTTTCGTATAGCTTACCAGCCCATGGATTCCGCGAAGCCCGCTGCAGTGCTCGTAGTCGATGAGGCTGGCACAGTGGGCGTGTCGAGGCTCCGAAGGCTATCCTGGAGGAGCGGCCGAATACTCGTAGCCACCACGATCCACGGTTACGAGGGGAGCGGCCGCGTCTTCGTCCACATGGTCGAGGAGGTGTTGCCCAGGCCTCTGAAGAGGCTAGAACTCGAGGAGCCGATACGTTACCCGCCTGGCGACCCCCTCGAAGAATGGGTAAACGAGACATTTATGCTCAAGTTTGACCCGGGGAGTCTCAGCCTCTTTGGAGAACCCGGCTACGAACAAATCCCAGCCGAGAAGCTTGCCTCAGACCATGCGCTCCTCCGGCAGGTCTACAGTCTCCTAGCGCTCGCACATTACCGCAGCGAGCCTGACTATCTCCTCGTCCTCCTAGAGTCAAATACACATACACTTCACGTGCTACACAGCGATAACAAAGTAATAGCAGTAGCCGACGTTGGACTAGAGGACTGGGAACAACCGGAAGAGGGGAGAGTAGGACTTCTACTCCTCTCACTCCATACCGAAGGGGCGAAGAGGCTCCGGGCAGCACGCATAGTCCGGATAGCTGTGCACCCCAAGCTACAGCGCCGCGGGCTAGGCTCCAAGCTGCTAAGCTACGTGGAGGAGTGGGCTAGAGGCCGCGGAGTAGACCTAGTTATGGCTGTATTTGGGAGACATGATGTAATCGAGTTTTGGCTCCGAGCAGGTTATACACCGTTCTACGTGAGTCCACGATTCAACAAGTATACCGGGGAGAAGAACATCGGCGTCGCGAAGCCCTTCACCGGGGCCGGGAAGGAAGCCCTGGAGGAGGCTGCACGGGAGCTGCGTCTCCGCCTCCTCTTCTCCGCGCATAGCGTCTACCGAGACCTAGCAACCGAGAAAATAGTCATGTTGCTACAGAGTCTCCCCAGCGTAGATCCTCCGGTCAGTCTCACACCTGGCCAGAGGAGGAGACTCTGCAAGCACATCCAAGGCTTCATCGAGGCCGAGCAAGCATTCGACGCACTCCACATAGCAACGATCATAGTCCTCTCCCGTCGAGACTACGTAGATAAGCTAAACGATCGTCAGCTTTTGCTCGCCACGGCCAGGCTTCTGCAGGGAAAACCGCCTCACGAGGCCGCCGAAATAGCTGGTATACCGCTCGAGAATCTAGACGAAGAGCTCCATGACTTAGCGGAGTCCGTAGCAACTATGGCTAGTATCAAGTGTAGTTAG
- a CDS encoding type II toxin-antitoxin system VapC family toxin, whose translation MEEGKIYDTSAVIELVARRGAPLVPGYISVLTAVEYPPAVPRVLGILYPTKQDYRLAIAWQARLRKLGTPMPAVDLVIAAQAYNNGMELVALDKHFKLLKEKIAPDIKLTDKL comes from the coding sequence GTGGAGGAGGGTAAGATCTACGACACAAGCGCGGTAATAGAGCTGGTAGCGCGGAGGGGTGCACCGCTAGTACCGGGCTATATATCCGTGCTGACGGCGGTAGAGTACCCGCCAGCCGTGCCCCGTGTGTTAGGGATACTATACCCTACGAAGCAGGACTACCGGCTCGCTATAGCGTGGCAGGCTCGGCTCCGCAAACTCGGCACACCGATGCCAGCAGTAGACCTCGTCATAGCAGCCCAGGCCTACAACAACGGCATGGAGCTAGTAGCACTCGACAAACACTTCAAGCTACTAAAGGAGAAGATAGCACCAGACATCAAGTTGACTGATAAACTCTAA
- the sat gene encoding sulfate adenylyltransferase gives MVSRPHGGRLVDRVARGRSRERLLAEAREMPRLELSDSLAADAANIAHGVYSPLEGFMVQEDYQSVLHDMRLSSDLPWTIPIVLDASPEELAGVREGDEIALYYRGGPLAVLRVEEIYGWDRREYALSVYKTTDPGHPGVARLARRKELFVGGPILLVEEPPEPFEKVRLWPKETRVLFEARGWRTIAAFQTRNVPHLGHEYVQKAALTFTDGLFINPLVGWKKPGDYRDEVIVEAYQALIRHYYPRESVVFSVLRMEMRYAGPREAIHHAIVRKNFGATHFIVGRDHAGVGSYYGPYEAWELFREFPDLGITPLFVREAFYCRKCGQMVNEKICPHPEEYRVRISGTKLRRMIKSGEKPPEYMMRPEVAEIILRHPSPFIEEQQ, from the coding sequence GTGGTCTCTAGGCCGCATGGAGGCCGGCTTGTGGACAGGGTTGCGCGTGGCCGTAGCCGGGAGAGGCTACTGGCCGAGGCCCGGGAGATGCCCCGGCTAGAGCTCAGCGATAGCCTGGCGGCTGACGCTGCCAACATAGCTCACGGGGTCTATAGTCCTCTCGAGGGCTTCATGGTGCAGGAGGATTACCAGAGTGTGCTCCACGACATGAGGCTTAGCAGCGACCTCCCCTGGACTATCCCGATAGTCCTCGACGCCTCTCCCGAGGAGCTGGCCGGGGTAAGGGAGGGGGATGAGATAGCCCTCTACTACCGGGGCGGGCCGCTAGCAGTGCTACGAGTCGAGGAGATATACGGCTGGGACCGTAGGGAGTACGCTCTCAGCGTCTACAAGACGACGGACCCCGGGCACCCGGGTGTGGCCAGGCTCGCCCGGAGGAAGGAGCTGTTTGTGGGCGGCCCGATACTGCTAGTCGAGGAGCCCCCGGAGCCGTTCGAGAAGGTCCGGCTCTGGCCGAAGGAGACCAGGGTGCTGTTCGAGGCGCGGGGCTGGAGGACTATAGCAGCATTCCAGACCCGTAACGTGCCGCACCTGGGCCACGAGTACGTGCAGAAGGCTGCGCTCACCTTCACCGACGGGTTGTTCATCAACCCGCTTGTGGGCTGGAAGAAGCCCGGCGACTACCGGGACGAGGTCATAGTCGAGGCCTACCAGGCACTCATAAGACACTACTACCCCAGGGAGAGCGTGGTCTTCAGCGTCCTAAGGATGGAGATGAGGTACGCAGGGCCCCGGGAGGCGATACACCACGCCATAGTCCGGAAGAACTTCGGTGCCACCCACTTCATCGTCGGCCGGGACCACGCCGGCGTCGGCAGCTACTACGGTCCCTACGAGGCCTGGGAGCTCTTCCGAGAGTTCCCCGACCTGGGTATAACACCGCTCTTCGTAAGGGAGGCGTTCTACTGCCGGAAGTGCGGCCAGATGGTCAACGAGAAGATATGCCCACACCCAGAGGAGTACCGGGTACGCATCAGCGGCACAAAGCTACGCCGGATGATAAAGTCCGGGGAGAAGCCGCCAGAGTACATGATGCGGCCCGAGGTGGCCGAGATCATACTAAGGCACCCGAGCCCCTTCATAGAGGAGCAGCAGTAG
- a CDS encoding universal stress protein: MVKKSCDFTHAIVGLDLSKVSDLFVSWLPYLQRVGTRTLTLVHVIPIDVLEHVASGYPVDKLEEELRQEALRKLDVYATELRSKGFEVEVIRPRAGDPAIVIAEIARKTNADYIVTASRGRGWLRRILLGSTSEELVHVADRPVFVSKPYKKIEGDKAELQIPGDPFRGPIVAAIDFDSYIELILCRAREIARRTGVEIVLLHVLEEGEDKAEIERRLAKIKTSLETDGIKASYIVATGKPGNTIVKEAENLNASLILIGPHSRSEGILEIIGTTTELVLRHARTHVLICK, from the coding sequence ATGGTTAAGAAAAGCTGTGACTTCACCCATGCTATCGTAGGTCTAGATCTCTCGAAAGTCTCGGATCTCTTCGTTTCATGGCTACCCTATCTGCAAAGAGTCGGTACACGAACCCTAACATTAGTACATGTCATACCCATCGATGTTCTCGAGCACGTTGCGAGCGGTTATCCAGTAGACAAGCTAGAAGAAGAGTTGAGGCAAGAAGCTCTGCGTAAGCTGGACGTATACGCTACTGAATTGAGGAGCAAAGGGTTTGAAGTAGAGGTCATAAGACCAAGGGCTGGCGATCCAGCAATAGTAATAGCAGAGATAGCTAGGAAAACCAACGCCGACTACATAGTAACCGCGTCAAGAGGGCGAGGATGGCTACGCCGGATACTACTTGGGAGCACCTCAGAGGAACTTGTACACGTAGCTGATAGACCCGTATTCGTGTCAAAGCCCTACAAGAAGATTGAAGGAGATAAGGCTGAACTCCAGATTCCAGGCGATCCATTCCGAGGACCCATAGTCGCCGCTATCGACTTTGACTCCTACATTGAACTTATACTCTGTCGGGCACGTGAAATAGCCCGCAGGACCGGCGTAGAAATAGTGCTTCTACATGTGCTAGAAGAAGGCGAGGATAAAGCTGAGATAGAGAGACGCCTTGCTAAGATCAAAACTAGTCTCGAAACTGACGGCATAAAAGCAAGCTATATAGTTGCTACAGGAAAACCAGGTAACACCATTGTCAAGGAAGCAGAGAACCTTAACGCGTCACTCATACTTATAGGACCACATAGTAGGAGTGAAGGTATCCTCGAGATAATAGGCACAACGACAGAACTCGTCCTTCGCCATGCCAGAACCCATGTACTAATATGCAAGTAG
- a CDS encoding DegT/DnrJ/EryC1/StrS family aminotransferase: MIPIARPIVDDEEIEAVARVLRSGILAHGPEVEAFEREFAEYIGVDYAVAVSSGTAALDLILKAYRIRHGDEVITTPFTFIATANAILYQGARPVFADIDPETYNLDPDKVLELITPRTRAIIAVHLYGHPADMKPLREIAEDHNLILIEDAAQAHGAEYMGKKVGSLGDVAAFSFYPTKNMTTGEGGMVTTSDKKIAERIRLLRNHGQAEKYLHTELGYNLRMTSIAAAIGRVQLRKLEWMNQRRRENAETMTKILQAVKGIEPPVEKPWVRHVYHQYVIRVTDSFPLTRDQLAEKLRGHGIATAVHYPRAIPDQPLYKSLGIDCPQGCPEARRAARQVLSLPVHPAVTIEQAKTIAETVKQIVEG, translated from the coding sequence TTGATCCCGATAGCCCGTCCCATAGTGGACGACGAGGAGATAGAGGCTGTAGCTCGCGTTCTACGATCCGGCATACTAGCCCACGGCCCCGAAGTGGAGGCATTCGAGCGCGAATTCGCCGAGTACATAGGTGTAGACTACGCAGTAGCAGTCTCCAGTGGCACCGCAGCGCTAGACCTCATACTGAAGGCCTATCGTATCCGCCATGGAGACGAGGTCATAACCACCCCATTCACCTTCATAGCCACTGCTAACGCCATACTCTACCAGGGAGCCCGACCAGTCTTCGCCGACATAGACCCAGAGACCTACAACCTAGACCCAGACAAGGTCCTGGAACTCATAACGCCCCGGACCCGGGCAATAATAGCAGTCCACCTCTACGGCCACCCAGCCGACATGAAGCCCCTACGCGAGATAGCAGAGGATCACAACCTAATACTCATAGAAGACGCTGCACAAGCCCATGGAGCAGAATACATGGGGAAGAAGGTAGGCTCACTAGGAGACGTAGCAGCGTTCAGCTTCTATCCAACCAAGAACATGACCACCGGCGAAGGAGGCATGGTGACAACCAGCGACAAGAAGATAGCCGAGAGGATACGACTCCTCCGGAACCACGGCCAGGCAGAGAAATACCTCCACACCGAGCTAGGCTACAACCTAAGGATGACAAGCATAGCAGCAGCAATAGGCCGCGTACAGCTCCGCAAACTAGAGTGGATGAACCAGCGGAGAAGAGAAAACGCCGAAACAATGACCAAGATACTTCAAGCGGTCAAGGGTATAGAGCCCCCGGTCGAGAAGCCCTGGGTCCGTCACGTCTACCACCAATATGTCATCCGTGTCACAGACTCCTTCCCGCTGACGAGAGACCAGCTAGCAGAGAAACTACGCGGACACGGCATAGCAACAGCAGTACACTACCCAAGGGCCATACCAGACCAGCCACTCTACAAGAGCCTCGGCATAGACTGCCCCCAGGGTTGCCCCGAGGCGAGGAGAGCGGCCCGGCAGGTCCTCAGCCTACCAGTACACCCAGCAGTAACAATAGAACAGGCAAAAACCATAGCAGAGACTGTGAAACAAATAGTAGAGGGATAG
- a CDS encoding alkaline phosphatase family protein has protein sequence MPRRVFVLGLDSMPPSVLYDDMDGGGFSYLRGIVEESRRYRMRTCHPPITVPAWMVMFTGKTPGELGVYGFRHRRPGEFGYYIVNSSYIKHPTIWDDAGRRGLRVGVYGVPPTYPPRPVHGFMVTDFTTPGPEKPYTFPPWLRRELEQATGPTIFDIVYRSHEKSKVARELFRMLENHQRQVEYLATQKQWDLFVYVEIAVDRAHHAFWKYFDRAHPRYEEHPEYSRVIPEMYRRIDEWFEKLHRQLPRDTVIVIASDHGIKAMKGAFTINQWLAEQGYLKLKVNPKELKPGTDLKEDMIDWEHTIAWAWGGYYSRVFINLRGREKRGAVEPRYYEETLKQLRRDIERIRGPQGEQWRNMVFRPEELYPEVNGDAPDLMVYLDDLGWRPAGTLGWPSLYLPENDRGPDDAVHDWIGVYAVYDPEGTVSKGDVGTIDIHEVRRNLEEIIFSRR, from the coding sequence TTGCCGCGCCGCGTCTTCGTCCTAGGCCTCGACTCTATGCCGCCCAGCGTCCTCTACGATGACATGGATGGCGGAGGGTTCAGCTACTTACGCGGCATAGTCGAGGAGTCCAGGCGCTACCGGATGAGGACCTGCCACCCGCCGATAACCGTCCCCGCCTGGATGGTGATGTTCACCGGCAAGACCCCTGGCGAGCTGGGGGTCTATGGGTTCCGGCACCGCCGGCCCGGCGAGTTCGGCTACTACATAGTCAATAGCAGCTATATCAAACACCCCACGATATGGGACGACGCCGGGAGGAGGGGCCTACGGGTAGGAGTATACGGCGTGCCGCCCACCTACCCGCCCCGCCCCGTCCACGGCTTCATGGTCACAGACTTTACCACGCCGGGGCCAGAGAAGCCCTATACTTTCCCGCCCTGGCTCCGCCGCGAGCTAGAGCAGGCCACAGGGCCCACGATATTCGACATAGTGTACCGTAGCCACGAGAAGAGCAAGGTAGCCAGGGAGCTCTTCAGGATGCTTGAGAACCACCAGCGCCAGGTGGAGTACCTGGCCACCCAGAAGCAGTGGGACCTCTTCGTATACGTGGAGATAGCAGTAGACCGTGCACATCACGCCTTCTGGAAGTACTTCGACCGGGCGCACCCCCGGTACGAGGAGCACCCAGAGTATAGCCGTGTCATACCAGAGATGTACAGGAGGATAGATGAATGGTTCGAAAAACTACACAGGCAGCTCCCACGAGACACGGTGATAGTGATTGCTAGCGACCACGGCATAAAGGCGATGAAGGGTGCCTTCACCATAAACCAGTGGCTAGCCGAGCAAGGCTACCTAAAGCTAAAGGTAAACCCCAAGGAGCTCAAGCCGGGCACTGACCTAAAGGAGGACATGATTGACTGGGAGCATACAATAGCCTGGGCTTGGGGAGGCTACTATAGCCGCGTCTTCATAAACCTCAGGGGCCGGGAGAAGCGGGGAGCAGTAGAGCCCAGATACTACGAGGAGACACTGAAGCAGCTGCGCCGCGACATAGAGCGGATAAGGGGGCCCCAGGGTGAGCAATGGAGGAACATGGTTTTTCGGCCGGAGGAGTTGTACCCAGAAGTCAACGGTGACGCCCCTGACCTCATGGTGTACCTCGACGATCTCGGCTGGAGGCCTGCTGGGACGCTAGGCTGGCCGAGCCTCTACCTCCCGGAGAACGACCGGGGCCCTGACGACGCTGTACACGACTGGATTGGTGTATACGCCGTCTATGACCCCGAAGGCACGGTAAGTAAGGGCGACGTGGGCACGATAGATATACACGAGGTGAGACGCAACCTGGAAGAGATAATATTCTCGAGAAGATGA
- a CDS encoding ribbon-helix-helix domain-containing protein gives MTETGRRTRYTTVSIPVTLYERIKRLIEGTGFTSVSQFVTYVLREVVAEMEEEKLRSSGVTEEEKREIIERLKRLGYI, from the coding sequence GTGACTGAGACGGGGAGGAGGACGCGCTACACCACTGTCTCTATACCTGTGACGCTCTACGAGAGGATAAAGAGGCTGATAGAGGGGACGGGGTTCACTAGTGTCTCCCAGTTTGTCACCTACGTGCTCCGAGAAGTGGTGGCGGAGATGGAGGAGGAGAAGCTGAGGAGTAGTGGGGTCACTGAGGAGGAGAAGCGGGAGATCATTGAGAGGCTTAAGCGCCTAGGCTACATATAG
- a CDS encoding ATP-binding protein codes for MLPGLTVQDILSKLRQGLSSRGLDHLIYGYGAADAVQARIAFWRGKKLAYLVTVTSEGNKLVIRAAEPGIDNANPEDVLDITPERLQLSYHTRIVAVVERYTGRVKSEGFRGFIDAVYIHPRFIEYMMRYAYDNWISLVNSGITATVAKWTSRIIGNGRYIDMTAEPFGAGTESIYLYSDKGVRVRLSDMGECTATLAAARLAIDHRKPDIILIDGLDTMAPPELYPALIEWFTRLTEKGIQVVATLQDPSHAQQLRRAAERDGINTIAYKLSLSGGQLILSQI; via the coding sequence ATGCTCCCAGGACTGACTGTACAAGATATACTCTCGAAACTACGTCAGGGCTTAAGTAGTCGTGGTCTCGACCATCTAATTTACGGCTATGGAGCCGCTGATGCTGTACAAGCACGTATCGCGTTCTGGCGCGGCAAGAAACTGGCGTACCTCGTAACGGTAACTAGCGAGGGCAACAAGCTAGTGATCAGAGCAGCCGAGCCGGGCATAGACAATGCTAATCCCGAAGACGTACTAGACATTACTCCGGAGAGACTACAATTATCCTATCATACAAGGATAGTCGCTGTTGTTGAAAGATATACCGGCAGAGTTAAGAGCGAAGGATTCCGCGGATTCATTGATGCCGTGTATATACACCCGAGATTCATCGAGTACATGATGAGATATGCCTACGATAACTGGATATCGCTTGTAAACTCCGGGATCACAGCCACAGTGGCCAAATGGACAAGCAGGATAATCGGTAATGGCCGATACATAGACATGACCGCTGAACCTTTCGGTGCTGGAACCGAATCGATATACTTATATTCGGACAAAGGCGTAAGAGTGCGGCTTAGCGATATGGGTGAATGTACTGCCACTCTAGCAGCTGCAAGGCTAGCAATAGATCATCGAAAACCAGACATAATCCTTATAGACGGTCTCGACACTATGGCTCCTCCAGAACTATACCCGGCGTTAATAGAATGGTTTACGCGCCTAACAGAGAAAGGCATACAAGTAGTAGCCACTCTCCAGGATCCCAGCCACGCGCAGCAATTAAGAAGAGCTGCAGAACGGGACGGCATCAATACCATAGCTTACAAATTATCCCTCAGCGGTGGCCAACTCATACTTAGTCAAATTTAG